One region of Triticum aestivum cultivar Chinese Spring chromosome 6B, IWGSC CS RefSeq v2.1, whole genome shotgun sequence genomic DNA includes:
- the LOC123135243 gene encoding disease resistance protein RGA5-like produces MESALVSVATGVLKPVLEKLASLLGNEYKRFKGVRKEIKSLTHELAAMEAFLLKMSEVEDPDAQDKVWMNEVRELSYDMEDAIDDFMQSVGDKDEKPDGFIEKIKNSLGKLGKMKARRQIANEIQELKKLTIEVGKRNERYKTREAFSNTNNTTFDPRALAIFEQASKLVGIDQPKAEIMKLLNEEDGNLSAKQQLKLVSVVGCGGSGKTTLANQVYQGLKEEFECKAFVSVSRNPDLKNILRTILSEVNGQGYASTKAGSIQQLISKITDVLAHKRYFVVVDDIWDVDAWDVIKCAFPITCSGSIIITTTRINDVADLCRSSCSGCIYNMRPLDVVHSRQLFHKRLFDSNEDCPSNLQKVFDEILKKCGGLPLVIIAISGLLSTMEITEHMWNQVNDSIGRALERNPSVEAMIKILSLSYFDLPPHLKTCLLYLSIFPEDSVIEKRALIWRWIAEGFIHKDGRYTAYELGERCFNELLNRSLIQVAWTNEYGKVESCRVHDIILDFIISKSIEENFVTLIGVPYIVGGTQSKVRRLSLQVDDEGNSIRKTGMVLSHVRSLNVFGHSLEIPSLNEFGHLRVLDVELCHQVENHHITNIGRLFQLRRLNLRWTEVSELPEEIGHLRCLEMLDIRGTLVQELPSTIVNLGRLVDMLHDSSVKFPNGIEKMQALEILEEVNVYRQPFNFPQELGQLQNLRKLALNFEGDSIYVHRVKQGKKECTNKAIASALGNLGTQNIRSLSTICGGRFLRQGPLCPVPLSLQEFIMTKGSHVEQVPEWVSSLVNLQLLRLQVKKFTQKDLRVLGNLPALLILEVTGLGKYSRTTFTVSQKVGFQCLRKFSLESCKWMVFEAGSMPKLEKLEIGICFYSSSDSSIASGSGGSAFDFGMENIPSLITLKFAIYGWHDSTLAAAQAAMERAAGKHPNRPTLIFQKISS; encoded by the exons ATGGAGTCGGCTCTCGTCAGCGTGGCGACCGGGGTCCTGAAACCGGTCCTCGAGAAGCTGGCCTCTCTGCTAGGCAACGAGTACAAGCGTTTCAAGGGAGTGCGCAAGGAGATCAAGTCTCTCACTCATGAGCTCGCCGCCATGGAGGCTTTTCTCCTCAAGATGTCCGAGGTGGAGGATCCCGATGCGCAGGATAAAGTCTGGATGAATGAGGTGCGGGAGCTGTCCTACGACATGGAGGATGCCATCGACGACTTCATGCAAAGCGTCGGTGACAAAGATGAAAAGCCAGATGGCTTCATTGAGAAGATCAAGAACTCCCTAGGGAAGTTGGGGAAAATGAAGGCCCGTCGTCAAATTGCAAATGAGATCCAAGAGCTGAAGAAACTTACCATTGAGGTGGGCAAGAGGAATGAAAGGTACAAGACTCGTGAGGCCTTCTCCAACACCAACAATACAACTTTTGACCCTAGAGCTCTTGCTATATTTGAGCAAGCCTCAAAACTTGTCGGAATTGATCAACCCAAGGCTGAGATAATGAAATTACTCAATGAAGAGGATGGAAATTTGTCGGCAAAACAACAACTGAAGTTGGTCTCCGTTGTTGGATGTGGAGGATCGGGCAAGACAACTCTTGCAAACCAAGTCtatcaagggctcaaagaggaatTTGAGTGTAAGGCTTTCGTATCAGTGTCGCGAAACCCAGACCTGAAAAATATCTTGAGAACCATTCTCAGTGAAGTCAACGGTCAAGGTTATGCTAGCACAAAAGCAGGAAGTATACAACAACTCATCAGCAAGATCACCGATGTTCTAGCACACAAAAG GTATTTTGTTGTTGTTGACGATATATGGGATGTGGATGCATGGGATGTTATTAAGTGTGCATTCCCCATAACATGTTCTGGCAGTATAATAATCACCACTACTCGTATAAATGATGTCGCAGATTTATGTCGGTCATCATGTAGTGGTTGTATCTATAATATGAGGCCACTTGATGTGGTGCATTCAAGGCAACTATTTCACAAAAGATTGTTCGATTCCAATGAAGATTGCCCTTCAAACCTTCAAAAAGTTTTTGATGAAATTTTGAAGAAATGCGGTGGCTTACCTTTGGTGATCATTGCCATTTCTGGTTTGTTGTCTACCATGGAAATAACAGAACATATGTGGAATCAGGTGAATGATTCAATTGGTCGTGCACTTGAGAGGAATCCTAGCGTGGAAGCAATGATAAAGATATTGTCACTTAGCTACTTTGATCTTCCTCCCCATCTGAAAACGTGTCTCTTGTATTTGAGTATATTTCCAGAAGATTCTGTTATTGAGAAGAGAGCCTTAATATGGAGATGGATTGCTGAGGGATTCATTCATAAAGATGGCAGATACACGGCGTACGAGTTAGGAGAAAGGTGTTTTAATGAGCTCCTCAATAGGAGTTTGATCCAAGTTGCATGGACAAATGAATATGGTAAGGTGGAGAGTTGTCGAGTTCATGACATAATTCTTGATTTCATCATATCGAAGTCCATTGAAGAGAACTTTGTCACTTTAATTGGTGTTCCGTATATAGTTGGCGGGACGCAAAGCAAAGTTCGTCGTCTCTCTCTCCAAGTTGATGATGAAGGAAATTCTATAAGAAAGACTGGCATGGTATTGTCTCATGTCCGATCACTCAATGTGTTTGGGCATTCGTTGGAAATCCCTTCTCTCAATGAGTTTGGGCACTTGCGTGTTTTGGATGTTGAGCTTTGCCACCAAGTGGAAAACCACCATATTACAAATATTGGGAGATTGTTTCAGTTAAGGCGCCTGAACCTGAGATGGACAGAAGTAAGTGAGCTCCCAGAAGAAATCGGCCATCTACGTTGCTTAGAGATGCTGGACATAAGAGGTACCCTGGTACAAGAATTACCATCAACTATTGTGAATCTTGGAAGATTGGTGGATATGCTTCATGACAGTAGTGTTAAGTTCCCAAATGGAATTGAAAAGATGCAAGCATTGGAGATATTGGAAGAGGTCAATGTCTATAGGCAGCCATTTAACTTCCCGCAAGAACTTGGACAGCTACAGAACCTGAGGAAGCTGGCCCTCAATTTTGAAGGTGATTCCATATATGTACATAGAGTTAAACAGGGAAAGAAAGAGTGCACTAATAAAGCTATTGCTTCTGCTCTGGGCAATCTAGGCACTCAGAACATCCGTTCTCTAAGTACTATTTGTGGGGGGCGCTTCTTACGACAGGGACCATTGTGCCCTGTTCCTCTTAGCCTCCAGGAATTCATCATGACCAAGGGCTCACATGTGGAGCAGGTTCCGGAATGGGTGAGTTCCCTTGTAAACCTCCAGCTGTTGCGCCTACAGGTGAAGAAATTCACGCAGAAAGATTTGCGGGTCCTTGGTAACTTACCGGCCTTGCTCATTCTTGAGGTGACCGGACTGGGGAAGTACAGCCGTACAACCTTCACAGTGAGCCAAAAAGTTGGGTTCCAATGCTTGAGAAAGTTCTCTTTGGAATCATGTAAATGGATGGTGTTTGAAGCAGGATCCATGCCTAAGCTAGAAAAACTCGAAATTGGAATTTGTTTCTACAGCTCATCCGATTCTAGCATTGCTAGTGGTAGTGGTGGAAGTGCTTTCGATTTCGGAATGGAAAACATCCCATCCCTTATTACTCTCAAATTTGCAATATATGGCTGGCATGATAGCACTCTGGCGGCTGCACAGGCTGCTATGGAGAGAGCTGCCGGTAAACATCCCAACCGCCCTACTCTAATCTTTCAGAAAATCAGCAGCTAG
- the LOC123140082 gene encoding disease resistance protein RGA5 → MEAALVTVATGVLKPVLVKLATLLGDEYKRFKGVRKEIRSLTHELAAMEAFLLKMSEEEDPDVQDKVWMNEVRELSYDLEDVIDDFMQSVGDKEEKPDGFIEKIKSSLGKLGNMKDRHRIGKEIHDLKNQIIEVGDRNARYKGREIFSKAVNATVDPRALAIFEHASKLVGIDEPKAKLIKLLTDEDGVASTQQQVKMVSIVGSGGMGKTTLANQVYQELKEKFKCKAFISVSRNPDMTNILRTLLSEVGCQDYADTEAGSIQQLIRKITDYLAEKRYIIVIDDIWDVKTWDVIKCAFPMTRCGGVIITTTRLSDVACSCHSSIGGHIYNIRPLNMQHSRQLFYRRLFSSEEDCPSSLVKVSNQILEKCDGMPLAIIAIAGLLANTGRSEHLWNQVKDSIGRTLERNPSVEVMIKILSLSYFDLPPHLKTCLLYLSIFPEDSIIEKKTLISGWIAEGFIHKEGRYTVYEVGVRCFNELVNRSLIQPVKAGRFRGKSCRVHDTILDFIVSKSIEENFVTFIGVPNLNTMAQSKARRLSIQVEAEGMPMNLILSHVRSLNVFGNTVSIPSIMEFRHLRVLDFGGNRLLENRHLAYVGMLFQLRYLNIYMTAVSELPEQIRHLQCLEMLDIRRTKVSELPASIANLGKLAHLLLSSDTGTNVKFPDGIAKMQALEALHSVNTCNQSYNFLQGLGELKNLRKLGINYRGVAQEDKEVIASSLGLPDTVYTMIATCGLKTNHDTPDECAQVLLKPCR, encoded by the exons ATGGAGGCGGCTCTGGTGACTGTGGCGACGGGGGTCCTCAAACCTGTCCTGGTGAAGCTGGCCACCCTGCTCGGGGACGAGTACAAGCGTTTTAAGGGTGTGCGCAAGGAGATCAGGTCTCTCACTCATGAACTCGCCGCCATGGAGGCTTTTCTCCTCAAGATGTCGGAGGAGGAAGATCCTGATGTGCAGGATAAAGTCTGGATGAATGAGGTGCGGGAGCTGTCCTATGACCTGGAGGATGTCATCGATGACTTCATGCAAAGTGTTGGTGACAAAGAAGAAAAGCCAGATGGCTTCATTGAGAAGATCAAGAGCTCTCTAGGGAAGTTGGGAAATATGAAGGATCGTCATCGAATTGGCAAGGAGATACATGATCTGAAGAATCAGATCATTGAGGTGGGCGACAGGAATGCAAGGTACAAGGGACGTGAGATCTTCTCCAAGGCCGTCAATGCGACCGTTGACCCTAGAGCTCTTGCTATCTTTGAGCATGCATCAAAGCTCGTCGGAATTGATGAACCCAAGGCTAAGCTGATCAAGTTGTTAACTGACGAGGATGGAGTTGCATCAACACAACAACAAGTGAAGATGGTCTCCATTGTTGGATCGGGAGGAATGGGCAAAACAACTCTTGCAAACCAAGTGTATCAAGAGCTGAAAGAGAAATTCAAGTGTAAAGCTTTCATTTCAGTGTCACGAAATCCAGATATGACAAATATCTTGAGAACCCTCCTTAGTGAAGTTGGGTGTCAAGATTATGCTGACACTGAAGCAGGGAGCATACAACAACTAATAAGAAAGATTACCGACTACCTAGCAGAAAAAAG GTATATTATAGTGATTGACGACATATGGGATGTTAAAACATGGGACGTTATTAAGTGCGCATTCCCCATGACCAGATGCGGTGGTGTAATAATCACCACTACACGGCTGAGTGATGTTGCATGTTCGTGTCATTCATCAATCGGTGGCCATATTTATAATATAAGGCCTCTTAATATGCAGCACTCAAGACAACTATTCTACAGAAGATtattcagctccgaagaagattgCCCTTCATCGCTCGTGAAAGTTTCTAATCAAATCTTGGAAAAATGTGATGGGATGCCTTTGGCAATCATTGCTATAGCTGGTTTGTTGGCTAACACAGGAAGATCAGAGCATCTATGGAACCAAGTGAAAGATTCAATTGGTCGTACACTTGAAAGGAATCCTAGTGTCGAAGTAATGATCAAGATATTGTCACTTAGTTACTTTGATCTTCCTCCGCATCTAAAAACATGTCTCTTGTATCTCAGTATATTTCCGGAAGATTCTATTATTGAGAAGAAAACACTAATATCAGGCTGGATAGCCGAAGGATTCATTCACAAAGAAGGTAGATATACTGTATATGAGGTAGGAGTGAGGTGTTTTAATGAGCTCGTCAACAGGAGTTTGATCCAACCTGTGAAGGCAGGTAGGTTTAGGGGGAAGAGCTGTCGAGTTCACGACACAATTCTTGATTTCATAGTATCCAAGTCTATTGAAGAGAACTTTGTTACTTTCATTGGTGTCCCCAATTTAAATACCATGGCACAAAGCAAAGCCCGTCGTCTCTCCATTCAAGTTGAAGCGGAAGGGATGCCGATGAACCTGATATTATCTCATGTCCGATCACTTAACGTGTTCGGGAATACAGTGAGTATTCCTTCGATCATGGAGTTCAGGCATTTGCGTGTCCTTGATTTTGGAGGAAACAGACTATTGGAAAACCGTCATCTCGCGTATGTAGGGATGCTATTTCAGCTAAGGTATCTCAACATTTACATGACAGCAGTAAGCGAGCTCCCGGAACAAATCAGACACTTACAGTGCTTAGAGATGTTGGACATCAGGCGTACAAAGGTGTCTGAGTTGCCAGCCAGTATTGCCAATCTCGGCAAACTTGCACACTTACTTCTTAGCTCAGATACTGGCACAAATGTTAAGTTTCCCGACGGAATTGCTAAGATGCAAGCACTGGAGGCTTTGCATAGTGTTAACACCTGCAATCAGTCATATAACTTTCTGCAAGGGCTTGGTGAGCTAAAGAATCTGAGGAAGCTGGGCATTAACTATCGGGGTGTTGCCCAGGAAGACAAGGAAGTTATTGCTTCTTCTCTCG GTTTGCCGGACACGGTATATACCATGATTGCTACATGCGGTCTCAAGACTAATCACGACACTCCTGACGAATGCGCTCAGGTTCTTCTCAAGCCCTGCAG atga